Proteins encoded by one window of Geobacter sp. DSM 9736:
- a CDS encoding methyltransferase domain-containing protein, translating to MSNDVRMHYERHPYPQFPLFVSVRPCDTYHLNLESLSAFFYGRLPEQRRILLAGCGSFSPYPTGIANRNAAITALDLSRRNLNRAHLHSILHGCFNIDYRQGDLLDTSTAPGLFNFIDCFGVLHHLADPLEGLRALERRLAPDGIIRIMVYSRYARRDEESIRRALRLLGIREISALKKLIRRAHPASRLGRYLAGSSEAKSGSGLADALLHPQALTFRIDQFRELISLAGLRPLRFAHWGALADVEEETQRLRGLEEVRGVTTNFIAYLGRSAPLSRENLPAGARLMLNPMLQECTGLLRLSKVQVAGRLGFPNPVLDRSNRAFLRRFRKPYPIAELTPSEQERAAPLLDAMFLVPLIS from the coding sequence ATGAGCAACGACGTCCGGATGCACTACGAACGGCATCCCTACCCCCAGTTTCCCCTGTTCGTGTCAGTTCGCCCCTGCGACACCTATCACCTCAACCTCGAAAGCCTCTCCGCCTTCTTCTACGGCAGGCTTCCGGAACAGCGGCGCATACTGCTTGCCGGCTGCGGAAGCTTCTCCCCCTACCCGACCGGCATCGCCAACCGGAACGCCGCAATTACCGCCCTGGACCTGTCACGCCGTAACCTGAACAGAGCGCATCTTCACTCCATCCTGCACGGCTGCTTCAACATCGATTACCGGCAGGGAGACCTCCTCGACACCTCCACCGCCCCCGGCCTCTTCAACTTCATCGACTGTTTCGGAGTCCTGCACCACCTCGCCGACCCGCTTGAAGGTCTGCGTGCACTGGAGCGACGGCTTGCCCCGGATGGCATCATACGCATCATGGTCTACAGCCGGTATGCCCGCCGAGACGAGGAATCGATACGCCGTGCACTGCGCCTTCTGGGTATCAGGGAAATCTCCGCCCTGAAGAAGCTCATCCGTCGTGCCCATCCGGCTTCACGGCTCGGTCGCTACCTTGCCGGGTCCAGCGAAGCAAAATCCGGGTCCGGCCTTGCCGACGCGCTGCTCCACCCCCAGGCGCTGACCTTCCGGATCGACCAGTTTCGCGAGCTCATATCCCTGGCCGGGCTTCGCCCTCTCCGCTTCGCCCATTGGGGCGCGCTTGCGGATGTGGAAGAGGAGACGCAGCGGCTTCGGGGGCTGGAGGAAGTACGGGGAGTGACAACGAACTTCATAGCCTATCTGGGTCGCAGTGCTCCGCTCTCACGGGAAAATCTTCCGGCAGGAGCCCGGCTGATGCTCAATCCGATGCTGCAGGAGTGTACCGGGTTACTGCGGCTAAGTAAGGTGCAGGTGGCAGGCAGGCTGGGCTTCCCCAACCCCGTCCTCGACAGGAGCAACCGCGCATTTCTCCGGCGGTTCCGTAAGCCTTATCCTATAGCCGAATTGACGCCTTCGGAGCAGGAGCGAGCTGCTCCCCTGCTCGATGCAATGTTTCTCGTGCCCCTTATCTCTTGA
- a CDS encoding GerMN domain-containing protein, whose amino-acid sequence MKRVRSRRKTTLIFLAFLVCAGFLGLFMLKRYETRHPQVPAVPVPQQSGSVSLTLFFAAPDGSGLIREGRNVEPCSATAECIGRLIEELASGPLGELGPTIPPNTVARGVNVAGDMAVIDLEESFVEGLPPGSSAEMMAAYSLVNSIAVNFPQISKVRLLVGGKGVETLKEHLDIREPLSPDFSLEKNAAAQ is encoded by the coding sequence ATGAAGAGAGTTAGATCGCGGCGGAAGACGACGCTCATCTTTCTTGCGTTCCTGGTCTGCGCCGGCTTTCTGGGCCTGTTCATGCTGAAGCGGTACGAGACCAGGCATCCGCAGGTTCCGGCAGTTCCGGTTCCTCAACAATCGGGCAGCGTTTCCCTTACACTCTTCTTCGCCGCTCCCGATGGTTCCGGCCTGATTCGCGAGGGGCGCAACGTCGAACCGTGCAGCGCTACCGCAGAGTGCATCGGACGGCTCATCGAGGAGCTCGCAAGTGGGCCACTGGGAGAACTTGGGCCTACGATCCCGCCTAATACCGTTGCCCGTGGAGTGAACGTAGCGGGGGACATGGCGGTTATCGACCTTGAGGAGAGCTTCGTGGAGGGCCTGCCGCCGGGAAGCTCCGCGGAGATGATGGCGGCCTACTCCCTCGTCAACAGTATCGCGGTCAATTTCCCGCAGATCAGCAAGGTGCGATTATTGGTAGGTGGCAAGGGTGTAGAAACGCTGAAGGAGCATCTTGATATCCGGGAGCCTCTTTCTCCCGATTTTTCTCTGGAAAAGAACGCCGCGGCACAGTGA
- a CDS encoding Imm27 family immunity protein: protein MEALKPEETCLVGMWLDLGSKVTGDAVSDRIEWLTANRLEHVAAAKSGEELWRDPSDGRLWEQSRAFPGAPPSLRVLTPEEAQEKYGL from the coding sequence ATGGAAGCGTTGAAACCTGAGGAAACGTGCCTTGTCGGCATGTGGCTCGATCTGGGAAGCAAGGTGACCGGGGATGCCGTCAGCGACCGAATCGAATGGCTGACGGCGAACCGCCTCGAACATGTAGCTGCTGCGAAGTCTGGGGAAGAACTCTGGCGGGACCCTTCCGACGGCAGGCTCTGGGAGCAGTCCCGCGCCTTCCCTGGAGCCCCGCCTAGCCTGAGAGTGCTGACACCGGAAGAAGCGCAGGAGAAATACGGCCTTTGA
- a CDS encoding 2-hydroxyacyl-CoA dehydratase, whose amino-acid sequence MTTVGFTTTIPLEIILAAGRVPVDLNNIFITSPRSLELIDEAELAGFPRNTCGWIKGIYSVILERGIKEMIAVTEGDCSYTKALMEVLSLHGVTVIPFAYPHRRDADSLRAEIERLMSHFGVDREKVRQSKERLDRIRRKVSEIDRLTWQENVVSGEENHYFQVATSDMNSDPDLFEEEVDAFLARASGRTPSDQPLRLAYIGVPPIFSDLYRFLESHGARVVFNETQRQFAMPYCLDDLVQQYLAYTYPYDIFHRLADIVAETGKRRVDGVIHYVQSFCFRQIEDMIIRAKLPFPVLTLEGDKPSPLDARSKIRIEGFIEMLQERKKNV is encoded by the coding sequence GTGACCACAGTCGGCTTTACAACCACAATTCCGCTGGAAATAATCCTTGCCGCCGGGCGAGTCCCGGTAGACCTGAACAACATCTTCATCACCAGCCCGAGAAGCCTTGAGCTGATAGATGAGGCTGAACTGGCAGGCTTTCCCCGCAATACATGCGGCTGGATCAAGGGTATCTATTCAGTCATCCTGGAACGGGGAATCAAGGAGATGATTGCAGTCACCGAGGGGGACTGCAGCTACACTAAAGCCCTTATGGAAGTGCTTTCACTTCATGGCGTCACCGTGATCCCTTTCGCTTACCCGCACCGCCGGGATGCCGATTCCCTGCGCGCCGAGATAGAACGGCTCATGAGCCACTTCGGCGTAGATAGAGAGAAAGTGCGGCAGTCCAAGGAAAGGCTCGACAGGATAAGGCGGAAGGTCTCGGAGATAGACCGCCTCACATGGCAGGAAAACGTCGTCAGTGGGGAGGAAAACCACTACTTCCAGGTTGCAACCTCGGATATGAACAGCGATCCGGACCTCTTTGAAGAGGAGGTCGATGCGTTTCTGGCCAGGGCATCCGGCAGAACCCCTTCAGACCAGCCGCTCAGGCTCGCATACATCGGGGTGCCGCCGATCTTCAGCGACCTGTACCGGTTTCTGGAATCCCACGGTGCACGGGTCGTATTCAACGAGACGCAGCGCCAGTTCGCGATGCCGTATTGCCTGGACGATCTGGTGCAGCAGTATCTGGCCTATACCTATCCCTACGACATCTTCCACAGGCTCGCGGACATCGTTGCAGAGACAGGGAAAAGGCGGGTGGACGGCGTAATACACTACGTACAGTCCTTCTGCTTTCGCCAGATCGAGGATATGATCATCCGGGCAAAACTTCCCTTCCCGGTGCTCACCCTCGAAGGGGACAAACCCTCCCCCTTAGACGCCCGGAGCAAGATCCGCATCGAAGGGTTCATCGAGATGCTCCAGGAACGAAAGAAGAACGTGTAG
- a CDS encoding cytochrome C: MKIAKKDWLFIALVAGVLIVFFAISGEEKTKKVPYDENHKPSYEIFKQTGSKMEADKGCPQCHNEQGGIPFPANHPVKPKEGPSRCLFCHKLQKI; this comes from the coding sequence ATGAAAATTGCGAAAAAGGATTGGCTGTTTATTGCCCTGGTGGCGGGGGTGCTCATCGTTTTCTTCGCCATTTCGGGGGAAGAAAAGACGAAGAAGGTCCCGTACGACGAGAATCATAAACCGTCTTACGAGATCTTCAAACAGACGGGCAGCAAGATGGAGGCGGACAAGGGATGCCCCCAGTGCCACAACGAGCAGGGGGGAATCCCATTCCCGGCAAACCATCCGGTCAAACCGAAGGAAGGTCCGTCGCGCTGCCTGTTCTGCCACAAACTTCAGAAGATCTAG
- a CDS encoding ferredoxin gives MAKTPYVDKDVCISCGLCINNLPDVFRFDDDGKAECFDAEGALEDDIQTQGIDACPVSCIHWQ, from the coding sequence ATGGCGAAAACACCCTATGTCGACAAGGATGTCTGCATCAGTTGCGGACTGTGCATCAACAATTTACCCGATGTCTTTCGGTTTGACGATGACGGCAAAGCGGAATGCTTCGATGCTGAAGGTGCGTTGGAGGACGATATCCAGACCCAGGGGATCGATGCATGCCCCGTTTCCTGCATTCACTGGCAATAG
- a CDS encoding NAD(P)H-quinone oxidoreductase, translating to MKAVLLDGFGGLEVLKVGEAETPKPAENQVLVKVMATTVNRPDLVQREGKYPPPPGDSEILGLEVAGVIEELGPGVTGWKKGDRVISLVGGGGYAEYAVAYANHLMPIPESMSFEEAACVCESYITAFLNIFMIGEFRDGQAAILHGGGGGVNTAGIQLCRALTPNCKLIVTTSPEKMDRVKQIGADFLINFKETPDFTEIVKEYTNKKGVDLILDHIGAKYLAPNMNSLAYKGKLVIIGVTSGIKAELNLALMMVKRQQIIGSVLRSRPVSEKGEIVAEFTRRALPKFADRTIVPLIEKVFPLDQVVEAHRMMEEDRHFGKIVLKIG from the coding sequence ATGAAAGCAGTACTGCTCGATGGATTTGGCGGTCTCGAAGTGCTAAAGGTCGGCGAGGCGGAGACCCCGAAGCCGGCGGAAAACCAGGTGCTCGTAAAGGTGATGGCCACTACGGTAAACCGGCCCGACCTAGTGCAGCGGGAAGGCAAGTACCCTCCCCCTCCAGGCGATTCCGAAATTCTTGGGCTTGAGGTCGCAGGCGTAATCGAAGAGCTCGGCCCCGGCGTCACCGGCTGGAAGAAGGGAGACCGGGTGATATCGCTGGTAGGCGGGGGGGGATATGCCGAATACGCCGTCGCATATGCCAACCACCTGATGCCTATTCCGGAGAGCATGAGCTTCGAGGAAGCTGCATGTGTATGTGAATCCTACATCACCGCGTTCCTCAACATCTTCATGATCGGCGAGTTCAGGGATGGCCAGGCCGCAATCCTCCACGGCGGCGGCGGCGGCGTGAACACAGCCGGCATCCAGCTCTGCCGCGCGCTTACCCCCAACTGCAAGCTGATCGTCACGACCTCCCCGGAAAAGATGGACCGGGTGAAACAGATCGGCGCTGACTTCCTCATAAACTTCAAGGAAACTCCGGATTTCACTGAAATCGTCAAGGAGTATACGAACAAGAAAGGGGTCGACCTGATCCTCGACCATATCGGAGCAAAGTACCTGGCGCCCAACATGAATTCCCTCGCCTACAAAGGGAAGCTCGTGATCATCGGTGTCACGAGCGGCATCAAGGCCGAGCTCAACCTTGCCCTCATGATGGTAAAGCGGCAACAGATCATCGGTTCCGTGCTCCGCTCCCGGCCTGTTTCCGAAAAAGGTGAGATCGTCGCAGAATTCACCCGGCGTGCACTGCCTAAATTCGCCGATAGGACGATCGTACCCCTCATCGAGAAGGTGTTCCCCCTCGACCAGGTCGTAGAAGCACACCGGATGATGGAAGAGGACCGGCACTTCGGCAAAATCGTCCTGAAAATCGGATAA
- a CDS encoding putative metallopeptidase — protein sequence MGSFNITGALKRLIGDIVRRIGELHHIEPNRLLICVSSTRNGGIHGVYAKIHPLCFAGGVRTTEIRRGRRRCTCSLPTITHRGVEILYLIYFLVPRFLDLPLREKLVTIFHELYHISPEFNGDIRRFAGRNYAHGSSTRRYNQLMGRMVDRYLELIEDRTLLDFLEGNLEDLRTQHGTVVGRKHPVPRLLVVG from the coding sequence GTGGGCAGCTTCAATATCACCGGTGCGCTTAAGCGGTTGATCGGCGACATCGTCCGGCGCATCGGTGAACTGCACCACATAGAGCCGAACAGGCTGCTAATCTGCGTTTCCAGCACCAGGAACGGCGGAATCCATGGCGTATATGCGAAGATCCACCCGCTATGCTTTGCCGGCGGCGTCCGTACAACCGAGATCAGGCGCGGCCGACGCCGCTGCACCTGCTCCCTTCCAACCATTACCCATCGCGGCGTGGAGATCCTCTATCTCATCTACTTCCTCGTGCCCAGGTTCCTCGACCTCCCTCTACGGGAAAAGCTGGTAACGATTTTCCACGAACTGTACCACATCTCCCCGGAGTTCAACGGCGACATCCGGCGCTTCGCCGGCAGGAACTACGCCCATGGCAGCTCAACGCGCCGCTACAACCAGCTCATGGGACGGATGGTAGACCGCTACCTGGAACTGATCGAGGACAGGACGCTCCTAGATTTTCTGGAAGGGAATCTGGAGGATCTCAGGACGCAGCACGGCACAGTGGTCGGACGGAAACACCCCGTACCGAGGCTGCTGGTAGTCGGCTAG
- the murI gene encoding glutamate racemase, protein MAWKGIGIFDSGVGGLTVLKEIMKTLPQEDTIYFGDSARFPYGTKSPDTIVRYSHEIAAFLSHRDIKLLVVACNTASAMALESLKQQYDMPIVGVIEPGARRAVTVTRTGRVGVIGTEGTIRSGAYTKAIKRMNPEVEVLTRACPLFVPLAEEGWVDNDVARLTANRYLQGLKEEGVDTLVLGCTHYPLLKGIISEVMGEGVTLVDSAEETARTVAEILRGRALLRPSAERGNHHYFVTDVPAGFIRIGNRLFGGKLGDVFQVSLDDPELAGRGAVHEES, encoded by the coding sequence GTGGCCTGGAAAGGTATAGGGATTTTCGATTCCGGAGTGGGGGGGCTTACTGTCCTCAAGGAGATAATGAAGACTCTTCCCCAGGAGGACACCATATATTTCGGGGATTCCGCGCGCTTCCCCTACGGTACGAAGTCCCCTGACACCATCGTCAGGTACAGCCACGAGATCGCCGCCTTTCTTTCCCACCGTGACATCAAGCTCCTCGTGGTCGCCTGCAATACCGCATCTGCAATGGCGCTCGAATCTCTCAAGCAGCAGTATGACATGCCCATCGTTGGCGTGATCGAGCCGGGGGCGCGCCGGGCGGTGACGGTGACGAGAACGGGGAGGGTGGGTGTAATCGGGACGGAGGGTACAATCCGGAGCGGCGCCTACACGAAGGCCATCAAGCGCATGAACCCTGAGGTCGAGGTGCTCACCCGGGCGTGCCCGCTTTTTGTTCCCCTGGCTGAAGAAGGCTGGGTCGATAATGATGTGGCGAGGCTTACGGCCAACCGTTATCTTCAGGGGCTCAAGGAGGAGGGGGTCGATACGCTGGTCCTGGGCTGCACCCATTACCCGCTCCTCAAGGGGATCATTTCGGAAGTGATGGGAGAAGGGGTTACGCTGGTCGATTCAGCCGAGGAGACGGCGCGCACCGTTGCCGAAATTCTTCGCGGGAGAGCGCTGCTGCGCCCTTCGGCAGAGAGGGGCAATCATCACTACTTCGTAACAGACGTGCCGGCGGGCTTCATACGGATCGGTAACCGCCTCTTCGGGGGGAAGCTCGGCGATGTCTTTCAGGTGAGCCTTGACGACCCTGAGCTGGCGGGAAGGGGAGCGGTGCATGAAGAGAGTTAG
- a CDS encoding YchJ family protein yields MESCPCKSGRSYAECCEPLISGQRIADTAEELMRSRYSAYTTAAVDYLYETTHPNHRQGYDHKGTKIWAENSEWENLEIVNTKAGKSGDNTGEVEFIATYKEKGVRRVHHEAAAFSKEEGHWLFTEGKMVAEKPATSNKVGRNEPCPCGSGAKYKKCCGA; encoded by the coding sequence ATGGAAAGCTGTCCCTGCAAGTCCGGCAGAAGCTACGCCGAGTGCTGCGAACCTCTAATTTCCGGGCAACGCATCGCCGATACGGCCGAAGAGCTGATGCGCTCCCGCTACTCCGCCTACACCACAGCAGCGGTGGATTACCTCTACGAAACGACCCACCCGAACCATCGTCAGGGGTACGACCACAAGGGGACAAAAATCTGGGCGGAAAATTCGGAGTGGGAAAACCTGGAGATAGTGAACACAAAAGCGGGGAAGAGCGGCGACAACACCGGAGAGGTGGAATTCATCGCCACCTACAAGGAAAAGGGAGTGCGGCGGGTGCATCACGAGGCCGCTGCCTTCAGTAAAGAAGAGGGACACTGGCTCTTCACCGAGGGGAAGATGGTGGCTGAAAAGCCGGCAACAAGCAACAAGGTCGGCCGCAACGAACCGTGCCCCTGCGGCAGCGGGGCGAAATACAAGAAATGCTGCGGCGCCTGA
- a CDS encoding SMP-30/gluconolactonase/LRE family protein has translation MNLFPSAKCKSLNKEMICALLFLLPLFLLSCTTYQPRSGPVITPRTAALFEVAGFDDQVTGVAVSRKGRIFVNFPRWGKDPRYSVAELLPDRTLRPYPDANWNRWDGKANDAAGHFVCVQSVFVDREDNLWILDPASPSFKGVVPGGAKLLKVNLAHDRVERVYPFDSSAAPSAGYLNDVRIDPAGKFAYITESGTGAIVVLDLKTGESRRLLDGHPSTRAEPGVVPVIDGREWRDEKGKVPQVHADGIALDAKGEYLYYHALTGRTLYRIKTAFLNDPTLSPEELERRVERLAETGPVDGMEMWRDVLYFTALEENAVKNLRPDGSVATVVREPLVQWPDSLAVGPDNYLYVTASQIHRSPRFNKGVDRHEPPYRLFRVWLEPL, from the coding sequence ATGAACCTGTTCCCATCAGCGAAATGCAAGAGCCTCAACAAAGAAATGATTTGTGCGCTGCTCTTCCTCTTGCCGCTGTTCCTCTTAAGCTGCACGACCTACCAGCCCCGTTCCGGTCCCGTTATCACTCCCCGTACCGCGGCCCTCTTCGAGGTGGCCGGGTTCGATGACCAGGTGACCGGAGTGGCTGTTTCTCGCAAAGGGCGGATCTTCGTCAATTTTCCGCGCTGGGGAAAGGACCCCCGTTACTCAGTGGCGGAGCTTCTGCCCGACAGGACGCTCCGCCCCTACCCCGATGCGAACTGGAACAGATGGGACGGCAAGGCCAATGATGCGGCCGGCCATTTCGTCTGCGTACAGAGCGTCTTCGTCGACAGAGAGGATAATCTCTGGATCCTTGATCCGGCATCCCCTTCATTCAAGGGAGTCGTGCCCGGCGGAGCCAAACTGCTGAAGGTGAACCTTGCTCACGACCGGGTGGAGCGGGTGTACCCGTTCGATTCATCCGCAGCGCCCTCCGCCGGCTACCTGAACGATGTGCGGATCGACCCAGCGGGAAAATTCGCCTATATAACCGAATCGGGGACAGGCGCCATAGTCGTTCTCGACCTGAAAACGGGGGAAAGCCGCCGCCTTCTCGACGGACACCCCTCAACAAGGGCGGAGCCGGGAGTGGTGCCCGTCATCGATGGCCGGGAATGGCGGGATGAGAAAGGGAAGGTGCCTCAGGTGCATGCAGACGGGATAGCCCTCGACGCAAAGGGGGAATACCTCTATTACCATGCCCTTACCGGCCGGACTCTATACCGTATCAAGACTGCATTTCTTAATGATCCCACCCTCTCACCAGAGGAGTTGGAACGCAGGGTCGAACGGTTGGCGGAGACCGGTCCGGTGGACGGAATGGAAATGTGGCGGGACGTCCTCTACTTCACTGCACTTGAGGAGAATGCCGTCAAAAACTTGCGGCCGGATGGATCGGTGGCGACGGTTGTGAGGGAGCCTCTTGTTCAATGGCCCGACAGCCTGGCGGTGGGACCGGACAACTACCTCTACGTTACCGCATCCCAGATCCATCGGTCTCCCCGTTTCAATAAGGGGGTCGACCGGCACGAGCCGCCGTACCGGCTCTTCAGGGTCTGGCTGGAACCGCTGTAG
- a CDS encoding acyl-CoA dehydratase activase has product MENRIHIGIDLGSRKAKFALIREGDEPRLADFDTVLFYKRFGRLEGGELCLDLPATGFFTTMELEEASIAATGYGRNTLSLRGATVISEIRAHVAGVLHQTGLRDFTLLDLGGQDTKVALVRSGRLDDFVMNDKCAASSGRYLENMAAILEVSLDELSSYWEDPVKLDATCGIFGESELIGQILQGHPVPRLCAGVNQTLVKRVLPMLRRYPSSNVVVTGGVARNQGLIKLLERDSGMQVVVPTYPQHNGAIGCATFRNR; this is encoded by the coding sequence ATGGAAAACCGGATACATATAGGAATCGATCTCGGAAGCAGAAAGGCAAAGTTCGCACTCATCCGGGAAGGGGATGAACCGCGGCTGGCAGACTTCGACACAGTCCTCTTCTACAAGCGCTTCGGCCGGTTGGAGGGGGGGGAGCTTTGCCTCGACCTGCCGGCCACCGGGTTCTTCACTACCATGGAACTGGAGGAGGCTTCCATAGCCGCCACCGGCTACGGCCGCAATACCCTTTCGCTTCGCGGTGCCACCGTCATTTCGGAAATCCGGGCACACGTGGCGGGAGTTCTCCACCAGACGGGGCTGCGGGATTTCACACTGCTCGATCTGGGGGGGCAGGATACGAAGGTGGCCCTCGTCCGCAGCGGACGATTGGACGACTTCGTCATGAACGACAAGTGCGCGGCAAGCAGCGGCAGGTACCTGGAAAACATGGCGGCCATTCTCGAAGTCAGCCTCGACGAGTTGTCATCCTACTGGGAGGACCCGGTAAAACTCGACGCCACCTGCGGCATCTTCGGCGAATCGGAGCTGATCGGCCAGATCCTGCAGGGGCATCCGGTGCCCCGGCTCTGCGCGGGAGTCAATCAGACCCTCGTCAAGCGGGTTCTTCCCATGCTTCGTCGATACCCCTCGTCTAACGTGGTTGTAACCGGCGGGGTCGCCCGGAACCAGGGGCTGATCAAGCTTCTTGAAAGGGATAGCGGGATGCAGGTCGTCGTCCCCACCTACCCGCAGCACAACGGCGCTATCGGATGCGCAACTTTTAGAAACAGGTAA